A genomic window from Vicinamibacterales bacterium includes:
- a CDS encoding glycosyltransferase: MEHRHPIRVAVFLTSFHPGGTERQMTELIRRFDSERVDVKVGCFHPEGAWLPRVEEKAAVTAFPIRGFARPATLAQAALFVRWCRRHRIQVVQACDLYANVFALPAAALAGVPVRVGSRRELNPDKTGGQIALQRHAYRCAQAIVANSSAAKSELEREGVPAGRIHVIPNGVLPAGNVRETRPVRTILTVANLRREKAHEILLQSAALLAASHPDLRYLVAGDGPRAAELGALARALRIEDRVEFLGHVDDVPALLARADVFALPSRSEAFPNAAMEAMAAGLPVVASAVGGLLDLIDHGRTGLLVPVDDAGALAAAIERLALAPDRARHIGAAAQEDMVTRYSFDRMVHSFEELYLTQLALPAAEPCAA; encoded by the coding sequence GTGGAGCACAGACACCCAATACGGGTAGCCGTCTTCCTTACGAGTTTCCATCCCGGGGGCACCGAACGGCAGATGACCGAGCTCATCCGACGGTTCGATTCCGAACGCGTCGACGTCAAGGTCGGCTGCTTTCATCCGGAGGGGGCATGGCTGCCGCGCGTCGAAGAGAAGGCGGCCGTCACCGCCTTCCCGATCCGCGGCTTTGCGCGCCCGGCCACCCTCGCGCAGGCCGCGCTGTTCGTGCGCTGGTGCCGGCGGCACCGCATCCAGGTCGTGCAGGCCTGTGACTTGTACGCGAACGTCTTCGCATTGCCGGCCGCGGCGCTTGCCGGCGTGCCGGTGCGCGTCGGCAGCCGGCGCGAGCTGAACCCCGATAAGACGGGAGGACAGATCGCGCTGCAGCGTCACGCCTACCGCTGCGCGCAGGCAATCGTCGCGAATTCGAGCGCCGCGAAAAGCGAGCTCGAGCGCGAGGGGGTGCCGGCCGGTCGCATCCACGTCATCCCCAACGGAGTACTGCCGGCCGGCAACGTCAGGGAGACGCGGCCCGTCCGGACCATTCTGACCGTCGCCAATCTGCGGCGCGAGAAGGCGCACGAGATCCTGCTGCAATCGGCCGCTCTCCTGGCCGCGTCGCATCCGGACCTGCGATATCTCGTCGCCGGCGACGGTCCGCGCGCCGCCGAGCTCGGCGCGCTGGCCCGCGCGCTGCGCATCGAGGACCGCGTCGAGTTCCTCGGACATGTCGACGACGTGCCGGCGCTGCTCGCGCGGGCGGACGTGTTCGCCCTCCCCTCGCGATCCGAGGCGTTTCCGAACGCCGCCATGGAAGCCATGGCTGCCGGGCTGCCGGTCGTCGCCAGCGCCGTCGGCGGGCTTCTCGATCTCATCGATCACGGCCGCACCGGGCTGCTGGTCCCCGTGGACGACGCCGGCGCGCTCGCCGCGGCGATCGAACGGCTGGCGCTGGCGCCCGATCGCGCGCGGCACATCGGCGCGGCGGCACAGGAAGACATGGTCACCCGGTATTCGTTCGACCGCATGGTCCACTCGTTCGAGGAGCTCTATCTGACCCAGCTCGCGCTGCCGGCGGCGGAACCATGTGCGGCATAG
- the asnB gene encoding asparagine synthase (glutamine-hydrolyzing) — protein MCGIAGRFNYDPMRPVDRLTLEAMTDAVAHRGPDAAGYHVAPGIGLGHRRLSIIDLTTGDQPLSNETGTVWTVFNGEIYNFAEVRAELIARGHRFKTGSDTEVIVHGYEEWGERSVERFRGMFAYAVWDAAKRRLVLARDRVGVKPLYYAELPGRGVVFGSELKSLLEDPEVPREWRADAIDAFLTLLYIPAPATIYRGIHKLEPGHVLVAENGAVRTFRYWDLTFTGDGDAAREDEYLERLDALLAESVALRQIADVPLGAFLSGGIDSSAVAAYMVESGGRRPVTISVGFDEGRYDELAHARRVAEHLGCEFHPRTVTPDIVSLLPKLAWHFDEPFADSSAVPTYYVSKAARELVTVALSGDGGDELWAGYKRHRVEHWEQRARTAFGSAGAAAAALGRALPLSIKGARALRHLGAAPGQAYALKHAYGMFEPDAKRRLYSGDFAAAVRGADPFAAFRDIYDRCGSLDPIDRGLYVDVHTYMVDDILTKVDRMSMAVSLEARDPLLDHRLLEFAATVPSSLKIRHGRGKYLLRKVLERRLPPEILARGKQGFEAPIGEWLRGPLAPMTEALLTDGRLRGRGVFDDREVTRLWREHRSGHADHRHRLWQLIMLELWFRQFIDQAPAARAPYAEAI, from the coding sequence ATGTGCGGCATAGCCGGACGATTCAACTACGACCCGATGCGTCCGGTCGACCGCCTGACGCTCGAGGCGATGACCGACGCCGTCGCGCACCGCGGGCCTGATGCCGCGGGCTATCACGTCGCCCCCGGCATCGGGCTGGGACACCGTCGCCTGAGCATCATCGATCTCACGACCGGCGACCAGCCGCTGTCGAACGAGACGGGAACGGTGTGGACGGTCTTCAACGGCGAAATCTACAACTTCGCCGAGGTGCGCGCGGAGCTGATCGCGCGCGGCCATCGCTTCAAGACCGGCTCCGACACGGAAGTCATCGTCCACGGCTACGAAGAATGGGGCGAGCGGTCGGTCGAGCGGTTTCGCGGCATGTTCGCGTACGCCGTATGGGACGCTGCGAAGCGGCGGCTGGTCCTGGCGCGCGACCGCGTCGGCGTGAAGCCGCTGTACTACGCAGAGCTGCCGGGCCGCGGCGTTGTCTTCGGCTCGGAGCTGAAGTCGCTGCTCGAAGACCCTGAAGTGCCACGGGAGTGGCGCGCCGACGCAATCGACGCGTTCCTGACGCTGCTCTACATCCCTGCGCCGGCGACGATCTACCGCGGCATCCACAAGCTCGAACCGGGACACGTGCTGGTGGCCGAGAACGGCGCCGTGCGAACCTTCCGCTACTGGGATCTCACCTTCACCGGCGACGGCGATGCCGCTCGCGAGGACGAGTATCTCGAACGGCTCGACGCGCTGCTGGCGGAGTCGGTGGCGCTGCGCCAGATCGCCGACGTGCCGCTCGGCGCGTTCCTGTCGGGCGGGATCGACTCCAGCGCGGTCGCCGCCTATATGGTCGAGAGCGGCGGACGGCGGCCGGTGACGATTTCGGTCGGCTTCGACGAAGGCCGCTATGACGAGCTCGCGCACGCGCGGCGCGTCGCCGAACACCTCGGCTGCGAGTTCCACCCGCGCACTGTCACCCCCGACATCGTCTCTCTGCTGCCGAAGCTGGCGTGGCACTTCGACGAGCCCTTCGCCGACTCGTCGGCGGTGCCGACCTACTACGTATCGAAGGCGGCCCGTGAACTGGTGACGGTCGCCTTGTCGGGCGATGGCGGCGACGAACTGTGGGCCGGCTACAAGCGCCACCGCGTCGAGCACTGGGAGCAGCGCGCTCGTACCGCGTTCGGTTCGGCCGGCGCGGCGGCTGCCGCGCTCGGGCGGGCGCTGCCGCTCTCGATCAAGGGGGCCCGCGCGCTCCGCCACCTCGGCGCGGCACCCGGGCAGGCCTACGCGCTCAAGCACGCCTACGGGATGTTCGAACCCGACGCCAAGCGCCGGCTCTATTCCGGCGACTTCGCCGCCGCGGTGCGCGGCGCCGACCCGTTCGCGGCCTTCCGCGACATCTATGACCGCTGCGGCTCGCTCGACCCGATCGATCGCGGGCTCTACGTCGACGTCCACACCTACATGGTCGACGACATCCTGACCAAGGTCGATCGCATGAGCATGGCGGTCTCGCTCGAAGCGCGCGATCCGCTCCTCGATCACCGGCTGCTCGAATTCGCCGCCACGGTCCCCTCGTCGCTCAAGATCCGCCATGGACGCGGCAAGTATCTGCTGCGCAAAGTGCTCGAGCGGCGTCTGCCGCCCGAGATCCTCGCGCGCGGCAAACAGGGGTTCGAGGCGCCGATCGGCGAATGGCTGCGCGGCCCGCTCGCCCCGATGACCGAGGCGCTGCTGACCGACGGCCGGCTGCGCGGCCGCGGCGTCTTCGACGACCGCGAGGTGACACGCCTCTGGCGCGAACACCGCAGCGGCCATGCCGATCACCGTCACCGACTGTGGCAGCTCATCATGCTCGAGCTCTGGTTCCGGCAGTTCATCGATCAGGCGCCGGCGGCGCGCGCCCCCTACGCGGAGGCCATCTAG
- the asnB gene encoding asparagine synthase (glutamine-hydrolyzing) — translation MCGIAGFVDTDASRKPDLNLVHRMCEAIRHRGPDDEGIHVEAGAALGMRRLSIIDLAGGHQPIHNETQTVRVVFNGEIYNYRELRAQLESYGHRFYTSSDTETIVHAYEQWGDDVFRRLRGMFGIAIWDQSTRTLLLGRDRAGQKPLHFAERNGRLYFASEIKSLLAARAVEPRLNVEALDHYLAFLYAPRDGSMFEGIRKLPPGHLLKWRDGRIEVRRYWQISADESFAGTEADAVAALGDVLQDAVRSHLISDVPLGAFLSGGVDSSAVVGMMARATASSGRPVKTFSIGFDDPAFDELEYARLVATHFGTEHHEFVVRPDGLTILDDLISHFDEPFADSSAIPTWYVSEMARRHVTVVLSGDGGDELFGGYDRYLPHPRVAQFDRLAFPGVRAAAGLAWPWLPHGATGKNFLRHVAKDAAGRYLDSIGFFHQDERASLYSADLRQAAVLQAENRLARHFDRFAALPHDSRIMRFDFETYLPEDVLTKVDRMSMAHSIESRVPLLDNEVIDFAATLPARFKISHGRRKHVLKETLKTMLPEPILSRRKQGFGIPLGTWFRGGLTGLFADVLDAPRTRQRGYFDPAFVARLLREHLAGRDHTLRLWQLLVFELWHRQYLDVPVSSPAASVG, via the coding sequence ATGTGTGGAATAGCCGGATTCGTCGACACCGACGCCAGCCGCAAGCCCGATCTGAACCTCGTCCACCGCATGTGCGAGGCTATCCGGCACCGCGGGCCCGACGACGAGGGCATTCACGTCGAGGCCGGGGCTGCCCTCGGCATGCGCCGGCTCAGCATCATCGATCTCGCTGGGGGCCATCAGCCCATCCACAACGAGACGCAGACCGTGCGCGTCGTCTTCAATGGCGAGATCTACAACTACCGCGAGCTGCGCGCCCAGCTGGAGTCGTACGGGCATCGGTTCTACACATCGAGCGATACCGAGACCATCGTCCACGCCTACGAGCAATGGGGTGACGACGTGTTCCGCCGGCTGCGCGGGATGTTCGGCATCGCCATCTGGGATCAGTCCACGCGCACCCTGCTGCTCGGGCGCGACCGCGCCGGACAGAAGCCGCTGCACTTCGCCGAACGAAACGGCCGCCTGTACTTCGCGAGCGAGATCAAGTCGCTGCTGGCCGCGCGCGCTGTCGAGCCGCGGCTGAACGTCGAGGCGCTCGATCACTACCTCGCCTTTCTCTACGCCCCGCGCGACGGCTCGATGTTCGAGGGCATCCGCAAGCTGCCCCCGGGGCACCTGCTGAAGTGGCGCGACGGCCGCATCGAGGTGCGTCGGTACTGGCAGATATCGGCCGACGAGAGCTTCGCTGGCACCGAAGCCGACGCCGTCGCGGCGCTCGGCGACGTCCTCCAGGACGCCGTCCGTTCGCACCTGATCAGCGACGTGCCGCTCGGCGCGTTCCTGTCGGGGGGCGTCGACTCGTCGGCGGTCGTCGGCATGATGGCGCGCGCAACCGCCTCCAGCGGACGCCCGGTCAAGACCTTCTCGATCGGTTTCGATGATCCGGCTTTCGACGAGCTCGAGTACGCGCGGCTTGTGGCCACGCACTTCGGCACCGAGCACCACGAATTCGTCGTGCGTCCAGACGGGCTGACCATTCTCGACGATCTGATCTCGCATTTCGACGAGCCCTTCGCCGACTCGTCTGCCATCCCGACGTGGTACGTCTCGGAGATGGCGCGTCGTCACGTCACGGTCGTGCTCTCGGGTGACGGTGGTGACGAGCTGTTCGGCGGCTACGATCGCTATCTGCCCCATCCGCGCGTGGCGCAGTTCGATCGGCTGGCATTCCCAGGCGTCCGCGCCGCGGCCGGGCTCGCCTGGCCCTGGCTGCCGCATGGCGCCACCGGCAAGAACTTCCTGCGTCACGTCGCCAAGGACGCCGCCGGACGCTATCTCGACTCGATAGGGTTCTTCCATCAGGACGAGCGCGCGTCACTCTATTCGGCAGATCTGCGGCAGGCCGCCGTACTGCAGGCGGAAAACCGCCTCGCGCGGCACTTCGATCGATTCGCGGCGCTGCCGCACGACAGCCGGATAATGCGCTTCGACTTCGAGACCTATCTGCCCGAGGACGTCCTGACCAAGGTCGATCGCATGAGCATGGCGCACTCGATCGAATCGCGGGTGCCCCTGCTCGACAACGAGGTGATCGACTTCGCGGCAACGCTGCCCGCCCGCTTCAAGATCAGCCACGGGCGTCGCAAGCACGTCCTCAAGGAAACGCTCAAGACGATGCTGCCCGAGCCCATCCTGTCGCGACGCAAGCAGGGATTCGGCATTCCGCTCGGCACCTGGTTCCGAGGCGGCCTCACCGGGCTGTTTGCCGACGTGCTCGACGCCCCGCGCACGCGGCAGCGCGGCTATTTCGACCCCGCGTTCGTCGCACGCCTGCTGCGCGAACACCTGGCGGGACGCGACCACACTTTGCGGCTCTGGCAGCTGCTGGTGTTCGAACTCTGGCATCGCCAGTATCTCGACGTGCCGGTCAGCAGTCCCGCTGCCAGCGTCGGGTAA
- the asnB gene encoding asparagine synthase (glutamine-hydrolyzing), producing the protein MCGIAGIVASDSRDRLTADEQARLGAMRDIITHRGPDDAGTYCDGVAGLAHRRLSIVDLAAGHQPLANEDGSIWVVFNGEIYNHAEIRSELEARGHVYRTRSDTETIVHAYEQWGDGCVERFRGMFALALWDAPRRRLLLVRDRLGIKPLYWAMRQGRLLFGSEIKALLASGLVRAEANEQAVPELLGSRYVSGTETLFRGVNRLLPGHLLVLENGHATTRQWWDVPTGRRTAEIAALSDGAAVAEFRRRLEEAVRTRLMADVPLGMFLSGGIDSSAIAALMAGMIDRPLETFSVAFKQHAYSELHFARTVATAIKATSHEIVIDERDFFGALPRLVWHEDEPIAHPSSVPLYFVSKLASEHVKVVLTGEGSDELLAGYGKYPRALANWRAGAIWQLAPAVLRDFVAQRVVPRLGGRAGRYAARSFLAMPRTPEAMFFDNFASIGLRRQAALLAPRLAPLATASVYTASRAYFDRPNGHSSTLDRLLYADLKTYLVELLMKQDQMSMAASIESRVPFLDHHLVEFAAQLPARLKLRGLTTKWILREAVKPLLPAAILTRRKMGFPVPFGIWLRGRGAGLARDVLLDTRARQRGLTDPAAVAALIDGHADGTLDGGDALWALMNLELWYRTFVDGDGVQTLPVPSVVPEDAAADLRATA; encoded by the coding sequence ATGTGCGGGATCGCCGGCATCGTCGCCTCCGACAGTCGGGATCGGCTCACGGCCGACGAGCAAGCCCGTCTCGGTGCGATGCGCGACATCATCACCCATCGCGGCCCTGACGATGCCGGGACGTATTGCGACGGCGTGGCCGGACTCGCCCACCGCCGCCTGAGCATCGTCGACCTCGCCGCCGGCCATCAGCCGCTCGCCAACGAGGACGGCTCGATCTGGGTGGTCTTCAACGGCGAGATCTACAACCACGCCGAGATACGATCCGAGCTCGAAGCGCGCGGCCACGTCTACCGGACGCGAAGCGACACCGAGACGATCGTCCATGCCTACGAGCAGTGGGGCGACGGCTGCGTCGAGCGGTTCCGCGGCATGTTCGCGTTGGCGCTGTGGGATGCGCCACGAAGGCGTCTACTGCTCGTGCGCGATCGCCTCGGCATCAAGCCGCTCTACTGGGCGATGCGGCAGGGGCGGCTGCTGTTTGGATCCGAGATCAAGGCGCTGCTCGCGAGCGGTCTCGTCCGCGCCGAGGCGAACGAGCAGGCGGTGCCAGAACTGCTCGGAAGCCGCTACGTGTCGGGCACCGAGACGCTGTTCCGAGGCGTGAACCGTCTCCTGCCCGGTCACCTGCTGGTGCTCGAGAACGGCCACGCCACGACCCGGCAGTGGTGGGACGTGCCGACCGGCCGGCGAACGGCGGAGATCGCCGCGCTGTCGGATGGCGCGGCCGTCGCCGAATTCCGGCGCCGGCTCGAGGAGGCGGTACGGACCCGCCTGATGGCGGACGTGCCGCTCGGCATGTTCCTGTCGGGAGGCATCGACTCGAGCGCGATCGCGGCGCTGATGGCCGGGATGATCGATCGGCCGCTCGAGACGTTCTCCGTCGCGTTCAAACAGCACGCCTACAGCGAACTGCATTTCGCGCGCACGGTGGCGACGGCGATCAAGGCCACGTCACACGAAATCGTCATCGACGAGCGCGATTTCTTCGGGGCGCTGCCGCGGCTGGTGTGGCACGAGGACGAGCCGATCGCGCACCCGTCGAGCGTCCCCCTCTACTTCGTCTCGAAGCTTGCGAGCGAGCACGTCAAGGTCGTGTTGACCGGCGAGGGCAGCGACGAGCTGCTCGCCGGCTATGGCAAGTATCCGCGCGCGCTCGCCAACTGGCGGGCCGGCGCGATCTGGCAGCTCGCGCCGGCAGTGCTGAGGGATTTCGTCGCGCAGCGCGTCGTCCCGCGCCTCGGAGGACGGGCCGGGCGCTACGCGGCCCGATCGTTCCTGGCGATGCCGCGGACGCCAGAAGCGATGTTCTTCGACAACTTCGCGTCGATCGGCCTGCGCCGCCAGGCGGCGCTGCTCGCGCCTCGGCTGGCGCCGCTCGCGACCGCCAGTGTCTACACGGCGTCGCGCGCCTATTTCGATCGCCCCAACGGCCACAGCAGCACGCTGGATCGTCTGCTCTACGCCGACCTCAAGACCTACCTCGTCGAGTTGCTGATGAAGCAGGACCAGATGAGCATGGCGGCGTCGATCGAGAGCCGCGTCCCGTTTCTCGATCACCACCTCGTCGAGTTCGCGGCGCAACTGCCGGCGCGGCTGAAGCTGCGCGGCCTGACGACGAAATGGATTCTGCGCGAAGCGGTGAAGCCGCTGCTGCCCGCCGCAATCCTGACGCGCCGCAAGATGGGGTTCCCGGTGCCATTCGGGATCTGGCTGCGCGGCCGAGGTGCCGGGCTGGCGCGCGACGTTCTGCTCGACACGCGTGCGCGGCAGCGCGGACTCACCGACCCCGCTGCGGTTGCGGCGCTCATCGACGGCCATGCCGACGGCACCCTCGACGGCGGCGACGCGCTGTGGGCCCTGATGAATCTCGAACTCTGGTATCGGACATTCGTCGACGGCGACGGCGTGCAGACGCTGCCGGTTCCGTCGGTCGTGCCGGAGGACGCCGCCGCCGATCTGAGGGCGACCGCATGA